The following coding sequences are from one uncultured Desulfobacter sp. window:
- a CDS encoding chitobiase/beta-hexosaminidase C-terminal domain-containing protein: MKRSKLILFISVFIFLSVLVQAGFCADSCSFDFENDGDVDGKDVFLFSRSENPTLQDYSDLAAQFGKTGCMITAAPQITFHADPQITNGTTSATLSWTALYTDSMTIEPGIGEVTGTSSVVITPAQTTEYTLTAVGNGGQSQSKVTVSVDTVPPNMIDFYPANGSVIAASGEAITLLGTFGDNLAGIKSVTLLNEENTDITSSATVTASTITYILSPIQEKQYSFTLTLEDNVSNSKNFPIIFQVDKTAPVTTPSVASGRYSSRITLNLTASEDATVYYSTDGYPPFVGASNTKSSPSPASGIIINSTTRVQFFSVDAAGNRESTKAADYMFTDIPASVTGLTAIFSPSPKQVYLSWNQNPDAQKYYIYRCMNFADRIILLDSRTNGYPPPKKLKIAETSGNTPDFTDNTNLVDGASYYYGATYIDSNGIESVISDLAQTTITTQDPAETIEDAAERAAAWLENNQQSNGSWGTEEKCILATSQTLDGLKAKGVENAGIFQALSFLRAVKADNTDYLARKIVTLSNHGQNADRFVSRLISKSYIYNAQIYGWGIDGSFMVDALDTALGTKALACLSIELKDSEGASLADLGEAALEQWAPLQGPENNKYGWVPGQDISAFVSAAAYSVTNPGTGVTQWLSDLQQVNGSFEDNITDTAGVLIWVPDIIPDKTAAQLYLVAGQNINGSWGDDPYLTGLCLEALLK; this comes from the coding sequence GTGAAACGGTCGAAATTAATTCTGTTCATTTCTGTTTTTATCTTTTTATCCGTTTTGGTTCAGGCCGGGTTCTGTGCTGATTCCTGTTCATTTGATTTTGAAAATGACGGGGATGTTGATGGGAAAGACGTTTTCCTTTTCAGCCGGTCGGAAAATCCCACTTTGCAGGATTACTCTGATTTGGCGGCACAATTTGGTAAGACCGGTTGTATGATCACCGCAGCCCCTCAGATCACCTTTCATGCAGATCCTCAAATAACGAACGGCACCACATCCGCCACGCTTTCCTGGACAGCCTTATATACGGATTCAATGACCATTGAACCGGGCATTGGCGAGGTCACCGGAACGTCCTCTGTTGTTATCACCCCTGCTCAAACAACGGAATATACTTTGACCGCTGTTGGGAACGGCGGGCAAAGTCAAAGTAAGGTAACGGTATCTGTGGATACTGTCCCGCCCAATATGATTGATTTTTATCCTGCAAACGGATCTGTGATCGCAGCAAGCGGTGAAGCCATCACTCTTTTAGGAACATTTGGTGATAATTTAGCCGGTATAAAGTCCGTTACGCTACTCAATGAAGAAAATACAGACATTACATCAAGTGCGACAGTGACAGCGTCTACAATTACGTACATCCTATCGCCGATACAGGAAAAACAATATTCGTTTACTTTAACCCTTGAAGATAATGTCTCAAACTCAAAAAATTTCCCAATAATTTTCCAGGTTGACAAAACTGCGCCTGTGACGACACCAAGTGTTGCTTCGGGAAGATATTCATCCCGGATAACACTGAATTTAACTGCTTCGGAGGACGCAACCGTTTATTATTCCACTGACGGTTATCCCCCGTTTGTCGGTGCGAGCAACACGAAGTCCTCCCCAAGTCCTGCCTCAGGAATAATCATCAACAGCACAACGAGGGTTCAGTTTTTTTCTGTAGATGCTGCCGGCAACAGGGAATCCACAAAAGCTGCCGACTATATGTTTACGGATATTCCTGCATCTGTTACAGGCCTTACAGCAATATTCAGTCCAAGTCCAAAGCAGGTTTACCTTTCCTGGAACCAAAACCCGGATGCCCAGAAATATTATATATACAGGTGCATGAACTTTGCCGATCGAATTATCCTTTTGGACAGCCGGACAAACGGTTACCCACCGCCTAAAAAATTAAAAATTGCTGAAACTTCCGGCAATACGCCTGATTTTACAGACAACACCAATCTGGTTGACGGGGCATCATATTATTACGGGGCCACCTATATTGACAGCAATGGAATTGAATCTGTTATATCTGATCTGGCCCAGACAACCATAACAACCCAGGACCCGGCCGAAACAATAGAGGACGCTGCTGAACGGGCGGCGGCCTGGTTAGAGAATAATCAACAGTCAAACGGGTCATGGGGTACGGAAGAAAAGTGTATCCTTGCAACCAGCCAGACTCTGGATGGGTTAAAAGCCAAGGGCGTTGAAAATGCGGGCATTTTTCAGGCACTGTCTTTCTTAAGGGCCGTTAAAGCGGATAACACTGATTACCTGGCCAGAAAAATTGTTACGCTTTCTAATCACGGACAGAACGCAGACCGGTTCGTAAGCCGATTGATTTCAAAAAGCTATATATACAATGCCCAGATCTATGGCTGGGGCATCGACGGCTCTTTTATGGTGGATGCCCTCGACACGGCGCTGGGCACAAAAGCGCTGGCATGTCTCTCAATTGAATTGAAAGACAGTGAAGGCGCGTCTCTTGCCGATCTGGGTGAGGCGGCACTTGAACAATGGGCTCCTTTACAGGGACCTGAAAATAATAAATACGGCTGGGTACCAGGACAAGATATCAGTGCATTTGTTTCTGCCGCAGCTTACAGCGTGACCAATCCCGGAACAGGTGTGACCCAGTGGTTGTCGGATCTGCAGCAGGTAAATGGATCTTTTGAAGATAATATTACGGATACGGCAGGTGTGTTGATCTGGGTGCCGGATATTATACCGGATAAAACAGCTGCACAATTATATTTAGTCGCAGGGCAGAATATCAACGGCAGTTGGGGAGATGATCCGTATCTTACCGGTTTATGTCTGGAGGCGTTGCTCAAATGA